The following nucleotide sequence is from Coffea eugenioides isolate CCC68of chromosome 3, Ceug_1.0, whole genome shotgun sequence.
CTTTGGTTGCGGAGAATGCTTGGATTTTTACAACACAAGCAAGACGGTTCTACCAAAATATTTTGTGATAGTTTGTCTGCTAATGAGTTGACAAAAAATCCAGTTTTTCATGGACGCAACAAGCATATGGACATTAAGTATCATTTTATTCTTGAGTTAGTTCAAGAGCAAGAAATTGTCATTGATTATTGTAGAAGTGAAGATCAAGTAGCTGATATTTTGACAAAGCCGCTCAAATTGGAGATGTTCATGAAATTGAAAAAGATGCTCGGCATGGTGAAATTTGAAGATCTTGATTTAAGGGAGGCTATGTAGTAGTTAAATCAAGATTGTGATTTAGTTGTTGGTCTTGGTTTCCTAGTCGGTATTGGTTTCTTTAAGTCCAAGTCCAATTGTATTCCCTTTGTGATTTGGAAGCTAAGTTTTAGGAGACAAAGTGGTCTATATAAACCACTACTAGTAGCCTTGTTATTAAGAGCCGAGAATTGAAAAACAAACTGAGAAGTTTGCCTCCTGAAGCTTTTGTCGTCCTTCGTTTCTTTCTTTAGCTGTCCCGTTtgtttatatataaatattccGCTGCCAAGCTATTACTTTGAGTGTGTGATTCGCTTGAATTATTCTATCCTGTGGGTTAGTTTCCTACAAAAGTTAATGATATAATCCAATCTAAGACCCGATGTAAACACTTGAATAAAAACTTGATCCTATCCCAAACTGGTACCTAATTGTGAAGGGGAGATTATCATGTTTATCTCATATTGGTTGTAGAAATGGTAGAATACTTGGTTATAAGTATGAGGTAGAGGCTTATCCCTTTGCTTATCTCGCATTGATTATGGAAAGGATAGAATATTTGGTTGCAAGTACAAGGTAGAGGCTCATCACTTTTACGATGAGAGTGCACTTTGTATGTACATTAACTCTCGCAACATACAGAAAAAAATCACACCAACAGAAATGAAACTTCTAATACCATTAATATATTTAGGAAGGATTAGGACAGGATTTTGGATTTAGAATATATTTCCATGACCGATACATCGTCTATGCCTGTATTCTGATTGAAGTCTTTGCAAGTCGTttcttttttattcttattAAACGTGAAGTAGGACTCTTGTTCGCGTGATATGACTATTCATAGTATTTCTGACTAAGATTTTATTGGAGCATATGCAAGCATTTAAACATCAAATTACTGGTCATTGAAACAAGACATAGAACTTGTGGCTGGTCTAATCTTGTTTCCAACTTGTTATTTTGTGACTTCAACATACAATAGTTTCCCTCCTTGATATATTGATGGTTTAATCCTTTATTTATATGTCGGCTAATATCTATTCCTGCTGCTCTCATAATCTCGAGAAAGCTATCTCATACTTAATATAGGACGTTCTATAtactttttgttcttttttggtATTTTCATTTTGGTAtctttgattgattttttgtATGGTACTTTCCTTTTCTTGATAGACCCATGACAttggttcaaaattttgtttttgatttaaTTGTATTACATGTTccatccaaaaacaaaaaaaaaaaacgtgaaTTATTTTTATCACTATGGTTTAGGGCCACTATATCTTATAAATTCATTATGGTTCAGAAATATTCACTTTACCCCCTAATGCTCCAATATAGGTTTTAAGATAAACTAGAATCCTCAATTTTCCTATTAATCTGAGCAAACTGATCGAATAGAGATGTGAGCTCAACCCTAACAAATTCCTACCAGTATGTAGCTAATGAAATGAAAACCGTTAAAAAGAATTTGTTCATATAGAATTTCATAACTATTGACAGATGACTAAGCCACTCTTCACCCAAAGTGTAGTAGAACCTTCTGCTACTATTGCTATAAACGTTTAAGTTATGTTTCCCATACATGAATCATTAATTGGGAAATTATTAGTACAGTTAACTGGCATTGTTTTTATAGTTTTGCTATGAACTAAAGGGCTGGTAGCAAAGAATAATTAGCTCAACAAAcagaaaaaagaggaaaggaaATTAACCAGAGAAAATATAGAACTTGTTCTTATTTAAGATATTTAAGGTGGCAAACAGAAATACAGATTTTAGGTggcaaccccaaaaaaaaaaaaaaaaacttgaaaacGAAATTCTAAAAGCAATAAAAAACCAGTAGCATGCAGTTCTCTTCTACATTCCCATTGCATTCCTCCTCTCAATTTTCTGCCTTGATCGCTTATTCAGTTCAGTGATTTGCCTCTCCCAAACCTTATTTCCCGTGCAACAATTCATCCCATGCGTTTTTCTTCCCTCCACATCAAGCAAACTAAGCTCATGATCGTACAATTTTCGTGAAATTGGATCAGATAATGTCTCATACGCCattcttagctcaagaaatcgCTTAGTCGACTCTTCTTTTGCCGAGGGAGGGCAAGCATCAGGATGGAACTTAAGAGCTTTGCATCGATAGgctttcttgatttcttcagGACCTATGAATTGGGAGGAATCAAGAGAAAGTATTTCGTAAAAGTTGGCTGCCCTTCCATTTTGCAGGGTTCTAGCAGCCTGATGACATGAGATCACAGTTTTGTGCCCAAAAATCTTCTGTTTACAGCCTTCTTTCTGATTGAATTGAACCAATTTTCCAAACGATGTACTGATAATACTATTTATTTGCATGGATACTTCCATAATATAGTTTTGAAACTGAGAAAGAAAGGGAGAAATCTTTTGCTTAATTTCCACTTGAAATGAGAACCATACATAATGCAAGCTAGTATGCGCTatatattgagaaaattaaagaaagcaATTCAGGACCTTTCATTTTCGGGTATGACTTTGGCTTAAAATGACTATTTTTCTTATCCAGTTTCCATTCATAACTACAAGCAAAGTGTTATTTTTTCATTGGACAGGTGAAATCAATCTATGTTTTTGTAGGATTTAGTTTCTTTCATCAAAGCAAATTGTCTTACATCAACTGGAGTTTGAATTGGTTCCAACATGTACAATAAACTAACGTAAAACTAGAGATCATGGTTGTAGAggtcaaaacaaaaagaaaaagaaagtatacAAGCACTGATTTCTTCTTTTTAATTTAAAAGAAGGTATACAAGCAGGTTTGGAGTTAATCAGACTCACTCGTGTAAGTAGGTAGAACATATAAGCTTATAAGATGCATTTTATGTTTTACCATATTTGGTTTTTGGGCCAAAACTTTTCCtccatcaatttcattctttCTTAGTATTTGGAAGCTTATGGGAAGGACGAATTTGCTAAACTTACACAAAATATTCTAATACCATTTCCCCTACTGCAGATATTGGCACTAGTGTACTTGTTCCTTTCACCTGTTTGTATATTAGGTAAAATGCCTAACTATCATCCAAGAAGCTGCTTCTCTTTTAAggaccacaaaaaaaaaaaggactgcTTTTATTGCTAATTCTAGCATCCCAAATCCTATACAGTTAGAGCATGTTCATCCTACTgcatgatttttcaaagaagtGTTTGGCCCAAGAAAGTAAACGGTTTCTGTTGTACTCTCAGAGTTCATCTGGGACAGGTCTTATAAGGAAAATTTGTTGATAAATCTAAAGCACGTACAAGTTGGCACAAGGTACTACATGTCAAAAGCCCAGATTGATGTGAATGTGAAACTGCTTCTTGGATTTGTCAAGATTTAGCAGCCCTAATTGAATGAAGTCAAATTGAGGCTTCATTATTTTAGTAGCATATATAGGTCTAAATCCTGAATTTGGTATGTTAAAATGTGTGTTGTTTCATGATAGGTTTACTTTATAGTTTGAGATTTAATACTACGTAATTGTCGTTTTACATCTTTTTCTATCCAATCTATCTGTTTTGTCTCTAATCATGAGTCATTCTATACCGTTCGTGAGCCAATACTTACCGACATATTAAAaagaagaaagtttcattgTCTTCCTCATTAGATCACTTTCCTACAAATTTAGTTAATGTTGACTTTTCATGCCTATATTGCAGGGCAAGCTTTATCTAATTGCATATAAAATTGTTGCAATCTACATATAGAGGATTTGATTCTCATCAAGATGAACTAAATTTCCATCAAAATCTTCCTTGTCCCTACTTTCACCATTGCTTTCTTTCGTAGAAAAATCCATTTTCTTGACTAAAGCGCAGGTTGATCGTACTAATAGGTGTGATTATTCTCAATTGCGTCAACATGCTAGTTTTTGACTGGCAAATGGTTTTATTTTCTTCCAAAGCTTGCTAGTCAGTCTATTTTTTCAGTGCAATGTCacataattttttaaaagaGAATAATGACTGCTGTTTcccttttcaaaaaaaaataataaaagaccTATATTATACTGTCTAATAGCTCTGTGAGTcgtcttttggatgattttctagCGTTCAAGTTAGGCTTACTCAATGACTTCACATCCTTGACTTCCATTCTTCTATTTTGCCAGAAATGTGGCTACATCACGTCAAAGCAACAGATGGCTTCAAAAGTATGTCCAGAAAAGTATCAACATTtgaaccagaaaaaaaaaaagaagaaaaatctatTATTGGATTAGGTAAAATTTCCGAAGGTAAGTTGAGAATGAAAACATAACTCCCATCCCAGAATTCAAGTTTTACAAGTACAACTGCTCTCTATGACTGCTGAACAAAAAAGGGTAGCAAGATATGATGCTTTTTATTTGCAAGGACACTTCCATATTTGGCTACTTTCActcgaaaaaggaaaaagagaaatgTTTTTGTTACTTTCCACTAGAACTGAGACCTATATATGCTAGCTAATGTGCATTATCTAAGGAGAGATGGTAACATATACACTATTAAATTAAAGCTTTCTATCTATGTTTTTGTGGGGTTTGATTAATCTCTTCAAAGAAAATTGTCTCACATCGGTAGGATATTGAATTGGTAAAACGTGTACAACACTTTAAAAAAGCTGTACAGCTCACTCAGACTCactcaaattaaaaaaatatatatagatgCAATTAATCTGCATATGAGAAGAAAtagaagaataaaaaaaatggcaTTACACCAGAACATTATGCTAAGTAGCCTTGTGAACAAAAGTAACACACGGATATCCCTTGACAAAAGTTCATCAAGAAGGGAGAAAGGTAATCTTAGTTAATCCTTGGAGCTATAATCTATAGGATAATTTCAGAagcctcccttgaggtttttaacaatttcactcaGTACCCTTAAGTTTTAAAAACTACACATAACTCCCTTGAATTTACCATTTTGGTAACAAAAACTATTCaatggtcaaaattttgaatgaataaCCCAAATTGCCCTCATGAAATTGTGAAATTTATTTTACCTTCTTATAaaattctataaaaaaaatatggaatatgcacaaaatctcaaatccACTTTCAACCCTCATCTCTACTATTTTAGACCTTTCATATTCTTACATCTCAAATTAGTATCATTATCATCATGACCACCATTACCATCAGTCCTTAAATTCTAAAATCCAAATCTaagttacaaaagaaaaaaaatcaatactgttaaatttaaaaaatttcactAATTGTATTAATATAACATCTCATCTCTCAAATGCTGGAGTACCAATTCATGCCTattatatttaaattttcaGCTTACATCTTCTTCTATTCATCTTTAGATCTTTCAAGCCAAACTAAAATTAATTTGTTATATGTTAAAATTATGTTTAGGACATAATTAGTTATTCTATAAGTGACCTTATTTTTGTTTccattaaatatttaattgtgtGGTGCATTTCTATACACAAGATTAGGAGAGTAttatttaattgcatgaaaaatattaatatattaagGTTATTATGGTCATTTTATAGGATCAAGTGAGGTAAGTGTAATATTGAAAATCTCAAGGTACTAGATGAAATTATCggaaatctcaagggaggtttttgaaattatccctaatctATATTCGAAAGATTTTTTTCTAATATTATTGAGGGTGTCTATGTGATATTGACGTTTGTTTTAGGTCTTCTCatgttttattcttttattgGACTGGTGGCTTCTGTCTGCGTCTTTGTAGTACTTAATTTCTTCAACGGAAATTTTCTTACATCATTCGGATTTTGAATTGGTAAAACGTGTACAACACTTAAAAAAGGGTAACGCTAACACTAAATTGTTGATAAGTTAAACAAATGTATATGCGAGCATGAATTCAATCTCACTCATGCAAGTTGACTATGGTTTACTTGTACTAGGTGTTTGTGCCAAAATTTTAATTCTTAccttcatcctttttttttttctgtaagTACGAGGTTAAAAATCTGAAATCTTGTACTTACACTCTCTCCTCTTGTGCCACCTAACCTAGCCCTCCTATCTATTTTATTCTTTCTTAGAGACTTTGAGGTTGACAAATAGAACAAATTTGCTAAATTTATGAAATTATTCCTATAGATTTCCACTACCAAGTACAATATGTACTCATCTGAAAAATTGGTTGTCTAGGAAATGTTTGCACTATAAGGTAGACCCTACGAGTATAAAGAACTAGGAAAGAAGAAATCGACTTAAGAGATTGTTAATTGTAATATCTGAAATACTATGTACGTTATTAGCACATGTCTTCGTTTTTAGTGTATGATGTTGTGAAGAAGTTTTTAGTCCAAGGGAGTAGTTTTTGGACCTTAACTCTTGCTATTATACTTGCTTCGTAATAAATCACACTACGACATAAAGAGGAAAAGAACTTGAATATTGTAAGTTGAGAAGGATCATCTCTAATTATGTCAAAAAGCCAAGATTGATCTGAATGTAAAGCCATTTCTTGGATTTTGTCAAGCTTTCACTGCTTGCTTGACATGGAAGCCAACTTAATTCTTCATTATTTTAGTCGAAGAAGTAGCTTTGAATCCCAAATTTGGTGGTTTTAATTAGTATTGTTTGCGTAACAAATCTCTAATTTCCCTGAAAGCATTAACTTCCTGCAGGGAAAATAAATGAACCGCCTTGACAACTTTTTCTTGTATAAGATCATTAAAGGTGACAAACAGGATAACAAAATATTTAgacaaaaaaattagaaaaccaTGAAAACAAAAATCCGAATGCAGAAGAAACTGGTGGCGGTTTTCTTAATTTCACATTCCCATTATCTTTCTCTTCTCCATTTTTTGCCTTAATAGCTTATTCAGTTCAGTGATTTGTCTCTCCCAAACCTTATTTCCCATGGAAAATCTCATCCCATGTCTTGTTCTTCCCTCCACATCAACCAAACTGAGCTCATGATCGTACATTTGTTGCGAAATGGGATCAGATAATGTCTCATATGCCATTCTCAGCTCAAGAAATCGCTTTGTTGACTCTTCTTTTGCGGATGGAGGGCAAGCATCAGGATGGAACTTAAGAGCTTTGCATCTGTATGCTTTCTTGATTTCGTCAGGACCTACAAACTTGGAGCAATCAAGAGAAAGTACCTCATAAAAGTTGGCTGCTCTTCCATTttgcatggttctagcagcttGACAGGAGATCATAGATCTGTGCTGAAGAATCTTCTCTTTACAGTTTCCATTCTGATTGAATAATTGGATCTTTTTCCCAAACTGAGTACTAATACTACTAATTTGCAACGATACTTCCATAATATAGTTTTGAGACTGAGAAAGAAACAGAAcaatattttgtttaatttccaCTAGAACTGAGAGCTATGGTGTAGCTAGTATGCATTATATGGAGACTTTGTAACATATGATCAGCTATTAAACAAAGCTTAGAGAAAAGGACAGCAACGGAGGAACTTTGAGTATGTCTTTGGCTTGAAGCATGTCTTATTCTTTTATTGGTCTGATGGCTTCCATCtgtatatgtttttttttataatttaatttcttgcaaaGGAGATTGTCTTAGATCAATGAGATTTTGAATTGGTAAAACGCATACTACACTTAAAAAAATACGATGTACTAAATTGTTGATCAGGTAAACAATTgtataaaacaattaaaaaggACAATACTTAAGATTTAAtatatacaatccaaacacatatGTGAATAAATTCAAAATCACTGGGAATTAAgtgaatatttatataaaaaaatgggGCTAAGTGATTATTATGATTTCACCACATGTACTTTTGTGTCGAAAGGTTGTATAGAAGATCTTTTGATCCACTTTCCTCTTTACATAAAAATTATAGAGCGTTATGTAGATATTTTGAAACCACAAAAGAAGTCATGTGGTCATGAGTAATTTACCATTTATACTTGCTTAAAACCACCAGGCTGGTGGCCACCACTAATGCATTAACATTTGGTGGGTTGAGTGGCAAGAGTTCgaaccttgcctcccaccaattTGCCACAATTAAATGAGGCATTGCTTAAAAAATTCAGACGGGTGTGTAGTGCAAGATTTGATTCTTTGTGAAGTAATATTCTGTATCTTTTTTATATCCAATTAATCTGCATATGAGGAGAAACAGGAAGATCAAAGAATATGGCATTACACCAAAAAGGTATAGTGAGTAACACATCAATATCCCTTAAAAACTCCCTGAGGAAGAAATGAAAGTAATACTTAGTTAATTCTTAGAGCTGTAATCTACATCTATCTATATAATTTGATAATTTGGTGTTTTatattttctttccaaaattacTCCTACCATAAGATAATTAGGACTACTTTATGTCTCTAaatttgaatgctttttctGACATTATTGAGTGTATATATGTAATTGCGATGAATTTCATTATGAACTACAATTACATCTTAAATGAGTtagaacttttcttttttcttttttttttttggtcaaaggtaattttttattagaaaaattttggcagagtttccccttataaatggacgaaactccctgccaacaaacccaaatacaagaaaattatccacatggTAGTAAGTTACTACAATGTAACTTTACGACAGTTTGAAGACAATTTAATAACAACTGCATGGTTAAAATAGAATGTGACGGCCAACCAAATAAGGCTCAACTGCAGAATTTCGAACTGGGCTTTTCATCCACGCTGAACACATTTCCTAATTGAAGGCAGGCCTATTCTATCTAAGCGAAACGCCCCACGAGCTTTCATATGGAGGTCCACAAGCTGATGATATGTTGTATTGAAACCTTGATCACATCCCATGTTTGCTAAAGAATCGACAACTTGATTACTTTCCCGAAAGCAATGAGAAATTGCAACAAAATTAGACGAAAACTTTAGAAGGTATTTAACCTCTGTATAAATACTCCATGGACAGCTAGATCCCTATTTTAGGATGTGAACAAGAACCAACGAATCCATTTCAATGTGCAAGTTAACATAACCACGAGAGAGACACAACTTAACCCCAAAGAGAAGAGCGAGCGCCTCAGCTTGAATGCTGGTTacattcccaaaaaaaaaggagaaagttAGCAGGAATTTCCTCCATCATCACGCAAAACGTACCCCACCACCACCTGCCCTCCCTGGGTTACCCCTTGAACAGCCATCAGTATTAAGTTTAAATACACCCAAGAGTGGCCGACACCACCTTACAATCATAAATGAGACTTTCTTATGAATATATATAAGAGAGCGAAGAATAAAACTCCATCCATGTTGAGGAAGTGAATGGGTACCCAGGGAATTGCAACCTAAAGAGGTCCTTCACATTGTCAAAAACAAACTCAGAGATAGTGACGTGAGAAAGAAGTTTCCCTTCAAAACGTGCCGAGTTTCTGGACTtccaaatattccaacaaatcAGAGAAGGTATAATAAAATGAAGGGTAAAAAATCTCAGCGGCCACTAAACTATTAGTCagatcatgttttggccatcaaactatttttcatcAGTAATTAaccactaaacaacttaatcaaTAAACTCGTGACCATTTAGTCGATAATTGCTCTTAATCTGTAAAATTAACAGTTAATCTGTGAAATAAGGTCGCATAATTGTTAGACAAAATTACCCCGCACTTTGCCACGTGTACAGTTAATTTCACAGATTAAGAGCAATTATCGACTAAATGGTCACGAAtttactgattaagttgtttagtggccaattactggcgaaaaatagtttgatggccAAAATATGATCTGATCAATAGTTCAGTGGCCGCTGAGGTTTTTGCCCTAAATTGAACAAATGCAATGAAACCAATTCTTGGTGCGCTATACCACCAACCTGCAATATATGCCCGAACCGAGCCACCTGAATTAAGCCCACTTGAGGCAGAGCCAAAGAAATTCCAAACTGAAACTGCTACCTGTCCATTACAAAAGACATGGTCCAAAGTCTCACCATTAGCTTGGACACAACAGAAACACTTTGATGGGCCCGAAATACCAAGTTTGCATAACGTGGAGTCCATGGGTAATCGATTTCGCAACAAGCGAAGAAGAAAAACAGATACTTTGGAAGGAATTTGTGGGTGCCAGACTTTTGAGAACATAAATGACCTTTGCTTATGTGATTGCACCAGGTTAAAAGCTGAGCTCAGCGTGAAAACACCAGATTGAGAAGGAGCCCATATCATTAAATCTTCCAcaccattctcaatttgaggGAGAGAGAACATTCAGATGTCATTGATAATAAATGGAGGTACCCACAAACCCAGCAACTGAAAATTCCACCTGCCATCAACTAAAAAGTTAGAACTTTTCTTTTTATCATTGAAAGGTTCATTATGTCTAGCAAGAGAAATAAGGTGTCCGGCTTCtatttgatgaaaaaaaatcTTCGGGTTTACAGGTTAATATGGTTAATAAAATGTGTAAAGGGTTTCAAGTTGGATTAATTTAATCTAATTAGGAATTTAGACTAGAAAGCTATTCTGATTTGAATAAGTGTATTTAGTAATGGCTTGTAGAAACATATCCAGACAAAAAGAAAACTCCTTGATGAGGATGTTAGAAACTAGACTAACCTTAGTAGGAAAGcaaatttttggtttttggTTTTTGtagaataaaaattaaaataactaagttaaatttttataattttcttggagctcttttcatgaatgaattttattaaactaattttttactgataaaaaaaaattgcactaTATGTAGTCATTTTGAATAGCTGACCATATTCCAGAGATTCACGAGATGCAATATGAAACTTGGAGAATGAAATTTGGATTTTCAGAAAGAACCAGGATTTGCATTTTCAAATGGGTTGAATTAATTGAGTCCCGGTAAGTTAGAAAACGAAATTcttccaaaagttgaaattttcttgGTTCCCAGCTGCTTGGTTCAGCTTTGACATTGTAGTAATTAGCTACTTGCCTCTGACTTCCATAGGAAAAATTGACTTCCTGGTGGGAGCAATCTGGACTTAATGGATGGTACCTAGCTACTTGGTTCAGCTTCCACATTGTGATTAGCTACTAGCCTCTGATTTCCGTACGAAAAATTAACTTCTTGGAGGGACCAATCTGGACTTAATGGGTGGCACCTAGTTACTTGATTCAGGTTTGAAATTGTAATTGGCTACCAGCCTTTGATTTCTATAGATATGCATATATATTTATGGAGCAACTCGTACAATTGGTTAGACCTGATGATTTATGATTTACGGTGTAATCTTTCTTATCTTGCAATTCTCTCTATTAAATCTaatgatttttcaaatcatgTATATCGATGACATGTTCTATACATATTTTGCTATTAGTgcaaattttttgtcaaacaaatTATGCTGCACGATTTCTAATTATTGTGATCTATGAGATGTTCTATATATTTTTTGCTATTAGTGCAGTTTTCTTTATCAAACAAATCGTAATAGACAATTTTCAATtagtttattaataatattggctaccgttttatcaatagtaaaaaaaaaaaaaaaaaaaagatcacatTTGCAAAGTTTTCAACAATAGGACTAATCACTTAAAGCATCAATGAAAAGCTCAATCAGTGAAGTGCTCTTGAATAAATCGCAGCAATCCCAGTTTCAAAAACTCTGGATTTGATATTCTCTTTGATTTACTTATAGGTTTGAAAATCAAGAATCATGATCAGATGGGGAATTGAACTCATGTGCTTCTTAAGACTATTTGCAATACAACTGGTCATTTCAAGTTTACATTTAGCATAAGTTCGTAATCTTATCAACTCGAAATTAAACACGCAAGATGACTCTGCTTAAAATGACTTTCTTTCTTGTTATATCGTCTTTCCTAGACGCAATCACGTGATATTCATTTATTAGGCGGTGGATTCCATCGGTTTTAAGTCGGTGTAAGGAAGTCCCCGTGCCCCGCCCGCAACTGCCCTACGGggctaataaaaatttattatataattttattataattaaattttaacaaataatcaagtacatACTAAACTATCAACACATCACccaattattattcattgtaatttcacagttgaaactcataaaaataatcaaacaaaagttgtttgaatacaatccaacatgataaaataaatacaactaaagtaaTTAAGTTTTtacttttggcacaaatacaatcactaattcattattgttcttgtgtttttttttttttgagaaaaaagtgttagtGTATTAAGCATAATtaggaatttagta
It contains:
- the LOC113766528 gene encoding uncharacterized protein LOC113766528; the protein is MEVSLQISSISTQFGKKIQLFNQNGNCKEKILQHRSMISCQAARTMQNGRAANFYEVLSLDCSKFVGPDEIKKAYRCKALKFHPDACPPSAKEESTKRFLELRMAYETLSDPISQQMYDHELSLVDVEGRTRHGMRFSMGNKAARTLQNGRAANFYEILSLDSSQFIGPEEIKKAYRCKALKFHPDACPPSAKEESTKRFLELRMAYETLSDPISRKLYDHELSLLDVEGRKTHGMNCCTGNKVWERQITELNKRSRQKIERRNAMGM